The uncultured Methanolobus sp. sequence AAAAAACACAACCTAATGACTTATGTGGTACTGTCAAATTAATGAGGCAAAAAACGGATGAAATTATAAAAACAAGTATGGAAGAAAGAAAAGATGCCAGCAATCAACTAGAAGAAAAAGATAAACATAGAGATTAGAATAGAAACAAGAAAGAGGGATATTCAGTTAACCAAAAATAAAACTGTCAAACTTGGGATATATTTCATCGATTTTTAGATAAAAAATGGGCTCGGCGAAATTCGAATTCGCGACCTCTGCCGTGTGAAGGCAACGTCATGACCAGCTAGACCACGAGCCCTGGTAAGAGCAGAATTAATTATGTGTCCGTGTCTATAAAACTGTCGTTGCCTGTGTTATGGGTTACTGCTCTTTCTTTTTTTTTAAAAAAGCATAAGTTATCAGAGCTGCTATAATCGCACCTGAAAAGATAGTTATTAATGCTGTGTTATCTGGCAGATACGTATAGGCAATGATTGCCAGCAAGGTTCCCAAGGCTACTGCAACAGGTATAAGCAAAGAATTCTGCTTAAGTGTCTTTTCTTCAATTTCTAATTTTGCCATTGTCATTTCCCGGAATGTTTTGCTATCTTTGGTAATATATATTTATTTATATGTTCTGGATCCGTATATATACTTTATCCTTTTCACTTCATTAGTTTGAACAATTAAGACCCAATTATGGCTTAAAACAGGTAAATTGTGTACATCAAAACCTATTTTTACCGGAAAAACATCAGGGTTCCTGCCGTGATGTATGCCAGTGCTATATATCTCGCTGTTTTTCCTATGAACACAAAAAAAGAAAATATCCTGAAATCGAGCTTCATGATTCCTCCGGTTGCAGTAATTGCATCACCTATGATCGGAACCCATGTAAAAAGCAGCATAAAGGACCCATATCTGGCAAACAGTTTGTCAGTTTTTTCAAGTTGTTCATCGGAAATTGAAAAGTATTTTTCAATAATGTCACTTCTGCCCTTTAGTCCGATATAATATGTGGTGCATGCGCCCATGTAATTGCCAACAGAAGCTACCATGATTACTGGCAGAATGTTAAACCCTTTACTGATCAGCAAAACCACATAAGCTTCTGAACCTATGGGGAGGATGGTGGACGCAAGAAAACTTGCAATGAACAGGCCGGTTAAGGCATGTTCTTCTATCAGCACAGAAAAGATCTCTATAATTTTCATCTCCCATTGTCATTTTTCTTAATAAACAGTTTTAATATGTTGATGACATTTATATATTAATAGTTGTATATACACGTATGTAACATTTGCTCACTAACTGTAAAATTCCATTTCATATAGTCATTACTACATTCATAAAATTGCCACCTAGTTAAGTACACACAAATTTGTTTTTTCAGGGTTATTAAAATGGATGAAAAAACCGGATACAAAATCTTGATCGTTGATGACGATCCTCTGAATGTTAAGCTTTTGGAAACATTTCTTTCAAAGTATCACGCAGTTCGCGGAGCATATAGTGGAGAAGAAGCTCTTGAAATTCTGGAATCAGGTCCTGTTGATCTTGTCATACTCGATATAATGATGCCGGGGATGGACGGATATGAAGTATGTCGCAGGATAAAGTCCAGTGAATCAACTAAATTCATCCCTGTGATCATCATTACTGCTCTCTCTTCAAAAGATGACAGAATACGGGGAATCGAGGCAGGTGCGGACGAGTTTCTTGTAAAACCAATTGACAGGGTGGAGGTCTTAACACGTGTCCGTACTCTTCTCAAAAATAAACAGCTTTACGATGAACTGAAACGTGAAAAGGACAGGGTGCAGAACTATCTTGATGTTGCGGGGTGCATCATCGTTGCCCTTAATCGTGATGGTACTGTAAAGCTTGCAAATAAAAAATGCTGCCAGTTGCTGGGATATACTGAACAGGAGCTTGAAGGTAAAAAATGGATAGAGCTTGTCATCCCTGAAGAAGAGAGGCAAAAAGTATCTCTGGTTTTTGAAAATATATCAGATGGTAATCTGGAATCTGCAAGAATAAATGAGAACAGTATTCTGACAAGAGCCGGGGACGAAAGGATAATACACTGGAACAATTCTTATCTTAAAGATTCTGAAGGAAATATTACTGAAATACTCAGTTCCGGTTCTGACGTTACTGAGGAGCGCATTGCTACAATTAAACTCCAGACATCTGAATCCAAATTCAGGGCTCTTTTTGAAAACGCTGCTGATGCTATAATTATCTTTGATTTTGACTGTAATATTATAGATGTAAATTCAGTAGCATCAGACCTTTTTGGTTATCCAGTGGATACGTTGCGGCAGATGACGCAATATGACCTGCTGGCTTCCGAATTCAATGATCGATGCCAGGAAATACTTGCAGATGCAATGGATAACAAATTCAGCAGGTTTGAGGTAACCTGTGAGAAAAAGGATGGCACCCGCGTTCCGGTAGAAATGGGTGTGAGAATCATAGAATATGATGGAAACCCCGCTCTTCTGAGTAATGTGAGGGATATTAGCGAACGAAAGAATGCTGAAAGGATACTGCGGGAGAGTGAACATAAATTCCGTATTCTTGCTGAAAATGCAAACGATGTAATATGGACCCTGAGCAAAGAAGGTAAATTCACATATACCAGTCCTTCAGTTTTCAAACTCAGGGGTTACACTCCGGAAGAGGTTGCTTTGCAATCATTCGATGAGATATTTCCTCCTGAATACGTAAATATTTTACAAAATGCGATGGATAATTTCCGGCATAAGCTCCTGGAAGGGAAAGGAAACTACTCTGAGACCTTTGAGCTTGAACAATATCATAAAGACGGCTCCATAATATGGACCGAAGCCATTGTAAATCCTGTTTTTGATGAAGAGGGCGATTTCCAGTTCTTCCTTGGTGCGACCCGTGATATTTCGGAGCGCAAAAAAGCAGAGGAGGAAATAAGCCTGTACACCGAGGAGTTGGCAAAGGTGAACGAAGAGCTAAAAACTCTTGAGAGGATGAAAGATGAGTTCATATCTAACCTGAGCCATGAACTGAAAACCCCGCTTATTTCTATAAAAGGTTATAGTGAACTGGTACATGACGAGGTGCTGGGTCCTCTTAATTCCAAACAGAAAGATGCAATGAAAACTGTTCTTGATAAGTATGATCATTTGAGTTTCCTTATGGATTCATTGATCTATATGAGTATAGTCAAATCAGGAAAAGTAAAGTACAGACTTGACCCTATCAGAATAGAGGACACTCTCACGAAGGTAGTTGATTATTTCTCATTCAGGTCCCAGGAAAAAAACCTTCTCATTGTATTTGATTTCCAGGAGCATTTGCCCCTGATGAAGGGTGATGTGGAGTATCTGCCTTATCTTTTCAGGTCAATTATAGATAATGCTGTCAAGTTCAGCCCAAATGGATCTGAGATATTGATACGTGCATTTGAGGATAACGAAAATATACATGTGGTTGTTGCTGATTCCGGAATTGGTATTCCAAAGAATGAAATTGACAATATCTTTGAACGTTTTTACCAGATAGATGCCTCAAAGTCCAGAAAATACGGCGGAAGCGGAATGGGTTTGTATGTCAGTAAAACGATAACCGACATACACAATGGTGATATCTGGGTGGAAAGTAATGAAGGCTCTGGTACTACTGTTCATGTGACGTTCCCTGTTCTTAGCAGATCAAAATAATCTACATACCTCAATTCCGGCAATTTATTTCAACGAGTTTGGTTACAAAACATTTTATATCCTGAAGTTTCTTTTTGTTCTGATGTATGTTGAAGATGTAGTCTCAAGGCTGTGGAAATTATACCCTAACGGATATTTCCACATCAATAAAGACCCTTTCTATCTTTTGATATCCACTGTGCTTTCCCAGCGAACCCGGGATGAGGTAACCATTCCGACGACTCAGAAGCTTTTCCACGTGTTTGAAACTGTTCAGGAAATGGCAGAGGCTGACGTGGGAGAGATTCAGGAAATCATCAAAGAAGTGGGTTTCTACAGGGTTAAATCCCAGCGTATAATTGATATTTCACGTATCATTCTGCAGGACTATGACGGAGTTGTTCCGGACAGCATGGATGAGCTTTTAAAGCTTCCAGGGGTTGGCAGGAAGACCGCGAACTGTGTACTTGGTTATGGATTTGAGCAGGATGTCATTGCGGTTGATACTCACGTTCATCGGATATCCAATCGCATGGGGCTTGTTGAGACTTCGGAACCTGATGAAACCGAGAAAGAGCTTGAAAAAGTGCTCTCAAAAGAGGACTGGAAGGATATAAACGGGCTTATGGTTCTGTTCGGTCAGAATGTATGCAGGCCGGTTGGGCCGAAGTGTGATGAATGCATTATGGATGATATCTGTCCGAAGATTATCTGAGGATGAATCAGATAACTTCCGTCAATACTTGATTAATCAAGGAAAACAATGTGTGTAAAAAGTACCGGGTGAAAGCATATGAATTTCTGTTTTTTTGGAGTTGGAGGAGTTGGAGGGTACTTTGGGGCTCTGATGACGAATAATTTCAGTGAAAAACACGATATTTTCTTTGTTGCACGTGGTCCTCACAAAGATGCCATAAATTCACAGGGTTTAACATTGAAAAAATCCGGAGGTAAAGAGCTAATAAACGTTTTTCCTAAGTTGTGTACGGATAATGTTAATGATTTACCAGTATGTGATATTATTGTGTTATCGGTAAAGGCGTATGACCTGGAAAACGCAGTTAGTGAAATTGCAAAAATATCCGATGTGAATACTGTTATTCTTCCATTGTTAAATGGTGTTGATATCTATGAACGGATAAGAAGGCAACTGAGTACAGGCTTTGTTTTACCTTCATGTGTTTATGTTGGTACCCACATTGAAAGTCCGGGGCTTATTTATCAAAAAGGTGGCAGTTGTCAAATATCACTGGGAAAGGACCCTATGTATCCTGATTTCTATCCGGAGGCATTGTTATTATTGCTGAATGATTCATCGATTGACTTTGAATGGGAGGGTCCTGTCCAGATATCGATATGGTCGAAGTATATATTCATAGCTGCATTCGGACTGGTAACAGCTGCGTATGATAAAACATTGGGTGAAATATTAGATAGTCCTGAATTGAGTGAACTGACAAAATCAATAATGGCTGAAATTGAGGAAATAGCTAAAAAACTTGATGTTCCTTTAGTCCGCGATATTGTAGAAACTTCTTTTTCAAAAGCAAAGGGATTTCCATATGAGACAAAAACATCTTTCCAGCGGGATGTAGAGTTTAAAGGAAAGATAAACGAAGGTGACCTGTTCGGGGGAACTGTTATTCGTTATGGAACTGAGCTTAACATAGCTACTCCGAATACGGAACTGGTGTATTCAAAACTGTTGGATAAATTTGATTAAAATAGCAAGGCTACGCATAATTTCAATAGGATTCTCTATTCAGGATACTCTGAAACCAAACAAAAAACCTGAGTTTCAACAAACTATTTATTGCCATATCCTATATAAAGCACAAATCTCATGTCCATGCATAAGTCTAATATATAAAGGGCTAGTTTGCACGAGCAGTGATAAATTTCATATTAACGAATAGTATAATTTACTCATAAAATACTATTAGATATAGGCAAGTACATTTATCCAGCATATACGAGTGAGAATCATGTTACTAATAGGAGAAGCATTAATCGGCGAGGAACCAGAACTCGCACACGTTGACCTTATGATCGGAAACAAAGACGGTCCTGTGGGTCAGGCATTTGCAAATGGTTTAACACAGCTTTCAGCAGGTCACACACCTCTGCTTTCAGTTGTCCGTCCAAACCTTCCAACAAAACCTGCAACACTTATCGTACCAAAGGTAACTGTAAAGAATATGGGTCAGGCAGCACAGATTTTCGGTCCTGCACAGGCAGCTGTTGCAAAGGCTGTTGCAGATGCTCTTGAAGAGGGAGCATTCGGTGATCTTGATGTTGAGGATCTTGTAGTTGTTGCAAGTGTTTTCATTCACCCTGAAGCAAAGGATTACAACAGGATCTACAGATACAACTACGGAGCTACAAAGTTGGCAGTTAAGCGTGCAGTAGATGGCTTCCCTGACATCGACACAGTCCTTAAGGAGAAGGACAGAATGGGACACGCAATCATGGGATTCAAGGTATCCAGACTCTGGAACCCACCATACCTTCAGGTTGCACTTGACAATCCAAACCTTCCTGTTATCCAGAACATTGTCAAACAGATTCCAAAGAGCGACCACGTTATCCTTGAAGCAGGAACTCCTCTTATCAAGCGCTATGGTGTTGATGTTATCTCCAAGCTCAGGGAGATCCGTCCTGACGCATTCATAGTTGCTGACCTTAAGACCCTGGACACAGGAAACCTCGAGGCACGTATGGTAGCAGATGCAACCGCAGACGCAATCGTCGTTTCAGCTCTTGCGCCTATCGCAACCATGAACAAGGCAATTGAGGAAGCTCACAAGACAGGTATCTATGCTATCATGGACACACTCAACTGTGACGACCCTGTAGCAGTTCTCAAGCAGCTCGACGTACTTCCTGATGTAGTTGAACTCCACCGTGGAATTGACATTGAGGAAACAGAGCACGCATGGGGCAATATTGACGAGATCAAGGCACTCTCACCAAAGATCTTGGTGGCAGTGGCTGGTGGTGTACGTATCAACACAATGCCACAGGCACTTAAGGCAGGCGCAGATGTCCTTGTAGTCGGAAGAGCAATCACCAACGCAAAGGATGTAAGGCAGGTCGCAGAGAAATTCATTGAAGGTCTTAACAACCCTGAGATCGACCAGTTCAGAGTTATGACCGACTTCTAAGCGTGTGGAATTTCCACACTCTTTTCTTCTTTTTCTTTCTCTTCTTTTGATTTGCAGATATTCTAATATGCAGAGAACACATTCTCAGTTACAAATAACAGGTGTAATAATGCTTATTGAATACATTCATGCAGCTCTTGAGAAAGCCAGGTATGAGATAATAGAGGACGATGAGCCATATTATGGTGAAGTTCCTGAACTAGAAGGTGTCTGGGCCACAGGCAGTACTCTTGAAGAATGCAGAAAAAATCTCGGAGAGGTCATTGATGAATGGATTGTCTTCAGACTGAGAAAAGGATTTACAGTCCCGCCGCAGGCAGCACCGCATCATCGATAATAAATAATAACCGAATCCTAACAGTTTTCAGCCTCTATCTCGTTAAGGCTAATTTCTCCGGCAGCAAGCGGATGAACACGCAGGGTTGAATTATGAAAACGAGTCATAACTTTGTCTATTCGCCTTGAAGTTTCGGGTGTATAATATGCTTCTCCGCATTCTTCGCAGATAAAAGCATCAACATCCCTGATTGAAAGCACGGTTCCACCTATTTTTACAACAAATTCATGCTTACCTTTAATTAACCTGCCTTTACAAAAACTGCATCTATCAGGAATCATTTGTCACCAACTCTTATTTTGTTTTCAATCCATTTATCTTTTGCCGGGTAATAAACAGTTATTATCCTTGCATGGTCAGTGCAATCTGCTACTACAACATGACATGCTTCGTTGTTTGCAAAACCCAGAAGAAGAACAGAAGGACATGGCATATCATCGGGGTATTCTTCAATAATACTTGAATTGTTCACAACCTTGATTAGTTCATCTGTTGTGATATTTCTCTGGAACATCCTTTTCCTTGCATGATCTGAAACAATGAATTTGTCTTGCAAGATCATCTCTTGTATGTGCTTAAAGTCAGATTTATCCATTAAATATCCCTGAGTAGATTGTATGCATGTTGTTACGTATCTATACACATTTGTAATATTTATAGACTTATCCATCATAAACAAATAAAAAAGCTAATTTGAAATGCTATGGAATGCCATGGAATGCCTGATCTTCCGTTTTCACAGTTACCTTTATACTCTTTCTCCCCTTAATAACATTAAATTCGTATTGGAGAGATTTAATTTGAGTTCTACACTAATTGTCCTGAACCTCAAAACATACCTTGAGGGTACAGGCGAAGGCGCCGTAAAGGTTGCACAGGCATGTAAAGAAGTTGCAGATGACAGCGGAATTGAAATTGGTGTTGCACCACAGTTCTGTGACATCTACCGTGTAGCATCACAGGTCGACCTGCCGGTCTATGCACAGAGTCTTGACCCCGTCGGAGCAGGCAGCTTTACAGGACATGCATTTGTTCAGTCCATCAAAGACGCAGGCGCAGTTGGAACCCTTATCAACCACTCCGAATGCCGTCTTACCCTTGCAAACATCGATGCATCCATCACAACCGCAAAGGACGCAGCCCTCAAGACAATAGTCTGCACAAACAACGTAGCAACTTCAGCCGCAGCAGCAGCACTCGGTCCTGATTACGTTGCAGTTGAACCACCAGAGCTTATCGGCTCCGGTATCCCTGTATCAAAAGCAGACCCCGGTGTAGTCACAGGTTCAGTTGATGCAGTAAAGAGGATCAACCCTGCAGTACAGGTTCTCTGCGGCGCAGGAATCTCAAAAGGCGAAGACCTTGCAGCAGCTCTTGAACTTGGTTCCGTTGGCGTTCTGCTGGCATCAGGTATTGTGAAGGCTGCTGATCCTAAGGCTGCACTTGAGGATTTGGTTAGTAAGGTGTGACTTTAAAGTCACCTCCATTTCAGCTTATTCATACACTTTTTTATTATTTTGTATTATCAGCAGATAATATCAAAATGAAACCTTTTTTTATATCATCGACATATACTGTTTGGATGTTGTTCGTAAGCAAATTGGTATTACGGGCAAAGTCTAGTGGGATACTGAATGTATATCTTTAATTGATAGGTAAACAAAGGTGGGTTAAGTGATATTAGAAGATGAATTAATCAAGATAAAAGAAAGCACAGTTGAAAAATTAAATGATGTTCTCTTACAAAAAATAGATGAGGCTATCATCGATGAATATCCAACAACAGGGATGCATCAATTCTATGCTGAATCATTTGAATACAAAGATTATGGATACAACATTGCAATTAACATGTTCTTCAATTTGGAAAAGTTTGGTGAAGTGTGTTGTTGTAAAGATTCATTGTTTTTGGGTGTAACTCCATGTCGGGATTCAGTAGTCCTTTGTGATGAAGCAAGAAAGTGGTCTAAGAATTATAATCTTCTTTGTTTTTCGCAGCATGTTGGAAAAAATAATGTCAATGATGTGATTCTGGATACTCATTCGAAAGTGAGGGATCAAGTTGATTCTTTGTTAAAAAAGCAGAAATTGACTACCTATGAAATGCAGAGAGTACGGTGATACTTTCTTTTCTAGTGATATATTATGCCAACTATTAATCAGTTAACTGATAAAGATGATATCATAAGCATTGTCCGCATACTTCACAGTTCAAACAATCCTAAAACTCAATTAAAATCTCTAAAAGCAATATCATTATTAGCTAAAAAAGGAATTGTTGACTACACTGTTATTGATAAGATAAATGAAGTTTTATCTAATGGGAATAAAGATGTGTGCGTTCAGGCTGCATTTGCAATTGGGGATATGGCAGAAAAAGGTGCTTACAAAGAAGAATCTTTGCAACTATTAATTGCTTTATCATTTGGGCATGATTCAAATATTCGTTGGAGTACAACATTTGCATTAAAAGCACTTATTAAATGTGGTATTTTTGCTGACGAAGCAATCAACTTATTTTCTGAAAAATTGCATGACAGGTATGATAAAGTAGTCTATAATGCTGCATTTGCAATCGCTCATCTTGCAGAACAAGGAGTAGTAGATAAATCTACTATCTCTCCATTAGTTGCTTTGTTATCTGATAATAATGTTGTTTGTCGTAAAGCTGCTGCATATGCATTGAGAAACTTAGCATTAAGAGACATCTATGATTCTACTTCAGACTCAATTGAGCTAATGTCCTTAAAAAAGACGTTAAATGATTCGGATAGAAGTACAAGAATATATGCTTCAGAAGCCATAGAGGTATTGAAGAAGAAAGGTCTGATTGATTCTTCTGTGGTTCACAACTATCATTATGGTGACAATATAGTGACTCAAATAACAGATTCTGTTGTTCAGAGATCCAATGTTGGAAATATGGATCATGAATCTATAAGTGATGACAAAAGCAAATCTTACTATCAGGATTATTCAGTTTCATCCAAATCCAAGTCTTATTCTGCAATAGGGGATGTACGAGGTATGAATTATATCCACGTCTATAATTACCTTATAAGCAAAGCAAAAGAAAAAAGTGTGGTCACATATGGTGAAATCGTGAGTGATCTTGGTGAATCTTTTAGTGCCAAAACAAGAACTGAATTAATTAGCCTGCTTGATCAGATTTCAAAACAAAATATTAAAAATGGTGAGCCTCTCCTAACTGCGCTTGTTGTTAGCAAAGCTCACAATATGCCTGGTAAAAGGTTCTTTACCGATTATATGAGCACATATAGGAACTTTACAGGAAATCCTGAAGGAAATGAAGCTCTAATGGCTTACAAACAAGAACTTGAGAGAATTTGGGATTATTGGTAAAGCATTAGGGTCCTTTAGAACTGACACTCAAATAAAGGGAGTACATGCCTTATTTTTCATTGCAAATATGCTGTAAGTGCTCCCCCACAAAAAGTACATTTTTAAAGCTGCTTAATTTTCAAAATAAAGGCTATTTATATTTTAATTTGAAAATAAAGTATCAATTTCCCCTAAATTCATTCCATATTATAAGTTTTATAAGACCGTCTATTGATTGCGTTTTCATAAAAACAAAAAAGTATGGGAATAAAGGGCTATTAAACTGTTAATGCCATAATGATTCATTATTATAGTACAATTTATTAAATAAACGGATTAGATGATGTACTTTAGTTAGGGGAGTTTAAATAAATACTAATATAAAGAAAATAAGGATTTTTATAACTGGAAATGAATGTCATTTTGAAAGAGGCCTATAAAGCATATAATACTGATAACGAAAAACGATAAAGTCACATCATAAACGTGTCAGAATTTATCGTAGTTCAAGCACTTCTATCTCAGTTGGATGTATTAAGAACACTGTGGATGATTTTATCCACGGATACTACAACCAATCCCTGTCAGTTGTCTCTCAACTTTTCGATGCACCTTCTCAGCTTCAACATCACCCATTATCATTACACGGAATGTAACACTCAGTCGCTTAGTTCCCTCAACACCCTCATACCTGTCAATTATCTCAATTGAAACGATGTCATCATTACAGGAAACAAGTTCCATAATAACATCAGCATCAGCGCCCTCTGGAATCAGCACCGAGATGTCTCTTAATTGATGCTCAAGGTTTTCGAGTTTCCACTCATGCAAATCCTCTTCATCCAAAAGACGGATGTTCTCTATTTTGAGAGGTACCATCCTACTGCCACATTCAATAACCACATCTCTTGGACTTACTTTCCTGACAATTCCTGTGTGCACTACACCTGAATAGATGTGCCTGACACCAATTTCCTGTCCAATGGAATCCAGCAGCCTGTCAAATTCGGCGATCTTTGAGTTTATGAGCTTGTCAGATCTACGAAGTGCAGATGCGGTGTCTCCGAAATGCACTGCTGCATCCTTCATTTTGTTTGTGAAGGCTTCAACATCCTTTTTTCTGACGATGGAGGACATCTCACTGCACTGTTGCATGAAGGCATCATGAACTTTGAGAACTTCCGGGTTTTCCATCTGGATGTATGCGTAGAGGTATGGGTTCTGTCCGATTATCCTGCCAACGAAATCAAGCATGATGTCGTAGACCGGGCTCATGAACCTCCTTGATTCGTTCACGCTGAAATCAAGGGCATCAAAGGTCGTGCCGATGGTGATGTAGGCGAAGTGTGTCAGTCCCTGCACAACGGAAACGAACCTGTCGTGTTCTGCTGGAGTGATAACTTCGATGTGTGCTCCGTTGTCCTCAAAAAGTGAGCGCATAATTGGGAACCATTTATCGCATCGTCCTTCGATGGGTGTTAGAATGAAAATTTGTCCATGCAGACTTGGTATGGATGGTCCGAACATGGGGTGGGTACCAAGTATCTCCACATCTTCGGGAGCATACTTCTTCATGGCTTCAGTGGGTCCGACCTTAAGTGATGTGAAATCCATAAGCAGGCTTTCACTCTTCATCTTAGGTGCAGTTTCACTGATAACCTTCTCGGTTATATTGATGGGTACTGTTACGATAACAATGTCGCTGGTGCTTATTGCAGCATCAAGGTCGCTGGCAAACTCAACTCCCATTCGTTCAGCAACTTCAACTTTCCCACTGCTGCCCCAGACAACAACCTCGTAACCGTGGTTCTTAAAAAAAGGAGTGAACCACTGTCCCATTTCACCGGTACCGCCTATGATTAGGACTTTCAAACTCAAAAGCCCTCCAGTACCGCTTTCTTCATAACTTCAATTGGTGGCTCAACACCAGTCCAAATCTTGAATGCCTCTGCACCCTGGTAGACCAGCATCATCTCACCGGTGACAACTTTAGCACCGGCTTTTTTTGCCTCTTTCAGAAGGGTGGTTTCCAGAGGGTTGTAAACAATATCAAATACCGTGAGATCAGGATGCA is a genomic window containing:
- a CDS encoding prephenate dehydrogenase; the protein is MKVLIIGGTGEMGQWFTPFFKNHGYEVVVWGSSGKVEVAERMGVEFASDLDAAISTSDIVIVTVPINITEKVISETAPKMKSESLLMDFTSLKVGPTEAMKKYAPEDVEILGTHPMFGPSIPSLHGQIFILTPIEGRCDKWFPIMRSLFEDNGAHIEVITPAEHDRFVSVVQGLTHFAYITIGTTFDALDFSVNESRRFMSPVYDIMLDFVGRIIGQNPYLYAYIQMENPEVLKVHDAFMQQCSEMSSIVRKKDVEAFTNKMKDAAVHFGDTASALRRSDKLINSKIAEFDRLLDSIGQEIGVRHIYSGVVHTGIVRKVSPRDVVIECGSRMVPLKIENIRLLDEEDLHEWKLENLEHQLRDISVLIPEGADADVIMELVSCNDDIVSIEIIDRYEGVEGTKRLSVTFRVMIMGDVEAEKVHRKVERQLTGIGCSIRG